In one window of Macrotis lagotis isolate mMagLag1 chromosome 5, bilby.v1.9.chrom.fasta, whole genome shotgun sequence DNA:
- the YBEY gene encoding endoribonuclease YbeY isoform X2 has translation MSLILRNLQSAIPIRRVPLRTRIELLRQVLGIQQFDLGVICVNNKGIQRLNETYRQNRAPTDVLSFPFHENLRAGAVPQPEDPDDFNLGDLFLGVEYIFHQCQENGEDYYDVLTFIAWLQLKTSCSALPITDHRFISVQPGWASPQPPAPHLQKTVL, from the exons ATGAGCCTCATACTCAGAAACCTCCAGAGTGCGATCCCCATCCGAAGGGTTCCACTTCGGACCAGGATCGAGCTTCTCCGACAAGTCCTGGGCATCCAGCAGTTCGACCTGGGAGTGATATGTGTGAACAACAAAGGTATTCAGCGCCTTAATGAGACCTACAGACAGAACCGTGCTCCCACCGAtgtgctttcctttcctttccatgaG AACCTGAGGGCAGGGGCAGTGCCACAGCCAGAGGACCCAGATGACTTCAATTTGGGAGATCTCTTTCTGGGCGTGGAATACATTTTCCACCAGTGCCAAGAGAATGGTGAAGATTACTATGATGTTCTGACG TTCATTGCCTGGTTGCAACTGAAAACGTCCTGTTCAGCATTGCCCATAACAGACCACCGGTTCATCTCTGTTCAGCCCGGCTGGGCCTCCCCTCAACCTCCAGCTCCCCACCTCCAGAAGACAGTGCTATAA